Part of the Gramella sp. Hel_I_59 genome, AGCGATCTGGCCGCTTACCCCGTTACTGCTATTTATACTTGCAGTAACTTTCCGACTATTAGATAACAGTACTTCCTTATTTCTACAAAAAGATATTCTTGTGAATCATTCCAATGTTTCCAGGGGATTGATGCGTGACGCCATGAAACATAATGAGGATGAACGCTTTAAGAGCAAACTCAAAACCGCACTTATCTTTAGGAATCTGCATCACGGGCTTATGATCCTTGCCGCAATTACACTTCCAATAAGTTTGATCCTGTTCTTTCTACGCTAGCTTATCATGGATTTTGCTATGCTCACCGTTATTCCACTCAGTTAGAATATCAGTTGCAACTGCTGCACCACTGCCCGCAGCAATTGAATATTGACTACGCCAACCTGCTAAAGTTCCAGCTACATAGAGTCCCTTGGTTACCAAATGATCAACATTCTGTAACTGGATTCGTTCTTTCTCTGCTTTTGCTTTTTTATGCGGAATCACATACTCCTCCAAACCTTTAATTCGCATTGGACTTGTGTAACCAGTAGCGATAACAAGTCTTTCTGAAGTATACACATTCTTGTTTGTAGTTAACTGGAATCCTTCAGATAAAGACAAAATTTCTTTCGCTTTCTCCTTCGGAATAAGTTCTACATCTGGATAAAGTTTTTCTAAATGCAGAATACTTTTCTCAAGGAGCACCTTACCATTGGTTCCGGGAGCTATTCCGAAGGCATTATTGAGCAAAGCCGAGTTTAGGTGAGAGTTCCTGTGATGTAACAAAATACCTACTTTTCGATTTAAAGCGTAAGGCTTCTCGAGAGCAGAACCAAGCACGAGTGCACAGGAAATACCTGCTACTCCAGCTCCAACAATTAATACATCATAATGGAAATTACCCATGTTTTCGTGAAATCGTTCTGGAAACCAGAAGGATCGACATCAAAATGATCACACAAAGACTTGCAAGAATAACGATAAGCGCATTTGCACTATCACCTTCAAGAAGAGCATTGAGATCAAGTGAACTTACGCTCACTCCAATAAAAACAACAGCTAGGAAAATGATGAAATAAATAAAATACTTCATTAGAATAAATTCTGAATATTTGCGGCGAAAAGCTTCACGGCGATAGCAAGTAAGATCACTCCAAAAACTTTTCTAATTACATTAATACCCTGAGATCCAAGAATCTTCTCGATACGTCCGGAAGATTTAAGAACCAGGTATACAAATATAATATTGAATATGATAGCGACAATGATATTTATTGTTTCATATTCTGCCTGCAAAGAAACCAGAGTAGTCATCGTTCCCGCTCCTGCAACCAATGGGAATGCCAAAGGTACTATAGACGCAGATTCCGGAGCATCGTCTTTATAAAGACTAATTCCCAGGATCATTTCCAAAGCCAGGAAAAATAAGATAAAGGAACCGGCCACAGCAAATGAGTTCACATCAATTCCAATCAAATTCAGGATCTCTTTTCCCAGGAAGAGAAAGACTACCATAAGACAACCGGCTACGATCGATGCTTTTTCACTCTGTATGTGACCTACTTTTTTACGCAGATCTATAATGATAGGAATACTTCCTACGATATCTATTACCGCAAAAAGAATCATCCCAGCGGTGAATATTTGCTTGAAGTCCAATACTTTAAACATAGTCTAAATCTTTAAAAATAAGCGGCAAAAGTAATTCAAGATTTCTGATTGACAATCGATGAGATTATTAATTTTCTATAAATTTTGGAGGCCATTTCTTTAGGTCTATAAAAGGATAGATTTATCTTTGCAGCATGTTTCAATTAGGTAAGACTTTAGTTTCTGAGGAGATCATCAAGAATGATTTTTTGTGTAA contains:
- a CDS encoding FAD-dependent oxidoreductase: MGNFHYDVLIVGAGVAGISCALVLGSALEKPYALNRKVGILLHHRNSHLNSALLNNAFGIAPGTNGKVLLEKSILHLEKLYPDVELIPKEKAKEILSLSEGFQLTTNKNVYTSERLVIATGYTSPMRIKGLEEYVIPHKKAKAEKERIQLQNVDHLVTKGLYVAGTLAGWRSQYSIAAGSGAAVATDILTEWNNGEHSKIHDKLA
- a CDS encoding MarC family protein, giving the protein MFKVLDFKQIFTAGMILFAVIDIVGSIPIIIDLRKKVGHIQSEKASIVAGCLMVVFLFLGKEILNLIGIDVNSFAVAGSFILFFLALEMILGISLYKDDAPESASIVPLAFPLVAGAGTMTTLVSLQAEYETINIIVAIIFNIIFVYLVLKSSGRIEKILGSQGINVIRKVFGVILLAIAVKLFAANIQNLF